In the Leptospira limi genome, one interval contains:
- a CDS encoding LIC_13241 domain-containing protein, which produces MNSIQIQDLPILKEKSIQAYEWLLTKFPHDNLEKQHVSKTEFEFPIRWTMEWKGHGFEWVVSDMGSVTLRLGELDGKRKSPAPIFYLSLRKKEGDTFDWTDPEGNSVPFPEGSILVDIENRIQLYIDSVGL; this is translated from the coding sequence ATGAATTCGATCCAGATCCAGGATTTACCTATTTTAAAAGAAAAATCGATCCAAGCATACGAATGGTTACTTACGAAGTTTCCCCATGACAATTTAGAGAAACAACATGTTTCAAAAACTGAATTTGAATTTCCGATCCGATGGACTATGGAATGGAAAGGCCATGGTTTTGAGTGGGTGGTATCTGATATGGGTTCCGTAACACTACGATTAGGTGAGTTAGATGGAAAAAGAAAAAGTCCTGCTCCTATTTTTTATTTGAGTTTACGAAAAAAAGAGGGGGATACATTTGATTGGACGGATCCAGAAGGAAATTCAGTTCCCTTTCCCGAAGGTTCTATCTTGGTCGATATCGAAAATCGCATTCAATTGTACATAGATTCAGTAGGTTTGTGA
- the mazG gene encoding nucleoside triphosphate pyrophosphohydrolase translates to MNPPNFDSPIQNLLKLTSDLRSPEGCPWDKEQTHMSVIPHLLEETYEVVDTIERGDDTHLREELGDLLFQITFHSQLAKERGAFSFDDVANDVFQKLVYRHPHVYGNKQGIGSGEEVLTQWDQLKQKEKEKKGIDSSDTSILAGIPKALPAIQRSEKIQSKVTKHGFDWPTVSGVFQKFQEEIGELDVELQKQGSLHSKKLKYDAHIEDELGDLFFLLVNLSRKLSIDPEICLRRANEKFESRFRTLEGLVEQTGKTVKDHTLEELDTYWDLAKQELQKSKLRD, encoded by the coding sequence GTGAACCCTCCCAATTTTGATTCACCGATCCAAAACCTACTCAAACTAACCAGTGACCTTCGTAGCCCCGAAGGATGTCCTTGGGACAAAGAACAAACCCACATGTCTGTCATCCCTCATTTACTTGAAGAAACTTATGAAGTGGTAGATACCATTGAACGCGGTGATGATACCCATTTACGAGAGGAATTAGGAGACTTACTTTTCCAAATCACCTTCCATAGCCAACTCGCAAAGGAACGAGGGGCATTTTCTTTTGATGATGTTGCAAATGATGTCTTTCAAAAATTGGTGTATCGCCACCCTCATGTCTATGGAAACAAACAAGGAATTGGTTCGGGCGAAGAAGTTCTCACCCAATGGGACCAATTAAAGCAGAAGGAAAAAGAGAAAAAAGGAATCGATAGTTCCGATACAAGTATCCTTGCAGGAATTCCAAAAGCACTCCCTGCCATCCAACGATCAGAAAAAATCCAATCAAAGGTCACCAAACATGGGTTTGATTGGCCAACAGTTTCAGGAGTGTTTCAAAAATTCCAAGAAGAAATTGGGGAATTAGATGTGGAACTCCAAAAACAAGGATCTCTCCATTCTAAAAAATTAAAATATGATGCCCACATTGAAGATGAATTGGGCGATTTATTTTTTTTACTCGTGAACTTATCTCGAAAACTCTCCATCGATCCTGAAATTTGCCTTCGCCGTGCGAATGAAAAATTTGAGTCTAGGTTTCGTACTTTAGAAGGGCTTGTCGAACAAACAGGTAAAACTGTAAAAGACCATACGTTAGAGGAACTTGACACGTATTGGGATTTGGCAAAACAAGAGTTACAAAAATCCAAATTGAGAGACTAA
- the lpxD gene encoding UDP-3-O-(3-hydroxymyristoyl)glucosamine N-acyltransferase, with the protein MTQINLATLQTLLPEAKFQNSETIKNVNFTGLTSLTLAGPTDISFVASKTFVNEAKASKASLLVVSSETAESLSDKTIVVVPKVELATAKIIRLFFPEKQPSGKRSSQIAIDPSVKIGANTDIGHFVTIGKDSVIGNDCIIEDGVKIGDRVQIGDGARIGKNCVFFDDTIVGKRFIVFGNSTFGGDGFGFVFAEGKHNKIPQVGRVVIGDDVEVGSNCTIDRGALADTTIGNGCKFDNMVHIAHNCKVGDHVIIAGQSGLAGSVTLGNHVIIGGACAISDHITLVEGTIIAGGSSLRTSPKTKDVYVGWDLGLTFPEFQKYRVNIKNIVNLNKWLKRIENIEKKVGIEAKES; encoded by the coding sequence ATGACTCAAATCAATCTAGCTACACTCCAAACATTACTTCCAGAAGCAAAATTTCAAAATTCCGAAACAATAAAGAATGTAAACTTTACTGGTCTTACTTCCTTAACACTTGCTGGTCCTACTGACATATCTTTCGTTGCTTCCAAAACTTTCGTAAATGAAGCAAAAGCATCAAAAGCATCTTTACTTGTTGTATCATCTGAAACTGCTGAGTCTCTTAGCGACAAGACAATCGTTGTTGTTCCGAAAGTGGAACTTGCCACAGCAAAAATCATTCGGTTATTCTTTCCAGAAAAACAACCTTCAGGAAAACGAAGCTCACAAATCGCAATTGATCCAAGTGTAAAAATTGGTGCTAATACAGATATCGGACATTTTGTAACCATTGGAAAAGACAGTGTGATCGGAAACGACTGCATCATTGAAGACGGTGTCAAAATTGGAGATCGTGTTCAAATTGGTGATGGTGCAAGGATTGGAAAAAATTGTGTCTTCTTTGATGATACCATTGTTGGAAAACGATTCATTGTATTTGGAAATTCCACTTTTGGTGGGGATGGATTTGGTTTTGTTTTTGCAGAAGGAAAACACAATAAAATTCCACAAGTGGGACGTGTGGTCATTGGTGATGATGTAGAAGTCGGAAGTAATTGTACCATCGATAGAGGTGCACTAGCTGATACTACGATTGGAAACGGATGTAAGTTTGATAATATGGTTCACATTGCACACAACTGTAAGGTGGGAGATCATGTAATCATCGCTGGCCAATCAGGTCTTGCTGGTAGTGTCACTTTAGGAAACCATGTGATCATTGGCGGAGCATGTGCCATTAGTGACCACATAACTCTTGTGGAAGGAACCATCATCGCTGGTGGATCAAGCTTACGAACTTCTCCAAAAACAAAAGATGTGTATGTGGGTTGGGATTTAGGACTTACCTTCCCAGAGTTCCAAAAATACCGCGTGAATATCAAAAACATTGTGAACCTAAACAAATGGCTCAAACGAATTGAGAACATTGAAAAAAAAGTGGGAATCGAAGCAAAAGAATCCTAA
- a CDS encoding DUF6580 family putative transport protein, translating to MFQSRVSVAILMVIATVLSRILPHPPNFTPVLAVSLFSGAYLTDRKLALVVPILAMLVSDLYLGFHDLMPVVYGFMVLSVLFGKQIKTSVSKAFGYTLIGSVVFFVVTNFAVWATSGMYSLNVSGLRECFVMAIPFFQNSILGDFVYSGILFGAMALLNRTVFQTAKQTA from the coding sequence ATGTTCCAATCTCGAGTTTCTGTTGCCATCCTGATGGTGATTGCCACTGTCCTAAGTCGTATTTTACCGCACCCTCCCAATTTTACGCCTGTTTTGGCTGTTTCTCTCTTTTCTGGTGCTTATTTGACTGACAGAAAGTTAGCCCTAGTGGTTCCCATCCTTGCGATGTTAGTATCTGATTTATACCTTGGATTCCATGACCTAATGCCAGTTGTTTATGGTTTTATGGTTCTTTCCGTTCTTTTTGGAAAACAAATCAAAACTTCCGTTTCAAAAGCATTTGGTTATACTTTGATTGGTTCCGTTGTTTTCTTTGTTGTGACAAACTTTGCTGTATGGGCAACAAGTGGAATGTATAGTTTGAATGTTTCTGGTCTCAGAGAATGTTTTGTAATGGCGATTCCATTTTTCCAAAACTCAATTTTAGGTGATTTCGTGTATTCGGGAATTCTATTCGGAGCAATGGCTCTTCTCAATCGCACAGTTTTCCAAACAGCAAAACAAACAGCTTAG